From the genome of Rhodopirellula bahusiensis:
GAAACTGACCGAAGAACTCGGCGTCGGTGAAACCGTGACGATCGAATTCGAATGCAAAGTGCGTTGAGCCAGATCCATCAATAAAAAAAGCGTGACCAAGCAAATGCTTGGCCACGCTTTTTTCGTTTGCGTTTCAACGTCGAGTCGTGATCAACTCCAAAGCCCAGCGACGTCATCGGCCAGCAGATCAAGCAGATCATCGTCGTCCGAATCAGTGTCAGAGTCGTTGGTCACAACCGCACCGTTGGCAGAAGCATCGGTCGAAGCAACTGCTCCGCCTGTGACCTTGTCTTCGGCAGCCAGATCGCCAATGGCTTGGTCTGATGCATCACTCGCGAGCGTTTGGATGCCTGTCGAGAGAGGCTCACCAGCCGCGGCAGTCGATTCGCCAGCAGAATCATCGTTCAAGTAGTTGATGACTCGCAAAGCGTCGATCGCACTCACGCGACGGTCACCGTTGACGTCGTGATAGAACAATTGCGAATTCGCTGACCCTGGTTCACCAGCGGCCGCCGAATCCAATCGCGACAATTCGTTGATCACCAACAAAGCGTCGATGGCGGTGACGAGGTTGTCGCCGTTCACGTCAGCAGGCAGATTGGTGTTCTGCAGTGGCTCACCGCTTCCGGTGATCGTGAACGACAGCGAATCGTAGATGATCTGCGATGGATCAACTGGTTCGTCGCGGTCATCCAACAATGTGTCTTGGAACGGGAATCGGTCGGCGGGCGAGCCAGTGACCGTCGCGGTACCCGGTGCGATGGCCTCGAAGTACAACGTTGCCAACAATGGGCTGACGCCCGTCGCAGGTTGACCAGTGTCACTTCTCAGCGATCCGAACTCGTCGATCAATCCGGCACGCGTGTTGACGCCAACAGCCGCCGACGAGTTGAATTCGTCCGCGAACACGACATCGAACCCGAAATCATCGCCAGAGATCGTGTCCGATGGGACGATTCGTCCTGCGTCATACAAGACGTCCAAGAAACCAGCGAAGACGGGATATGGATCGAACTGAGTCAGGTCTTCCGCGACAACGCGGATGCCGAAGCGTTGACCGATCGAAACAGTCGAGATGGGTGAGCCAGATTCATCGACCAATTCAAAGTCGAATTCGGCCAAGGCGTTTTGGTTGGCTCCGACGACCAAGCTCACTTCTGCGATGCTAGTGACGATCCCGAACGTTGGGCTGGAAACCGTTGTCACATAAGTGAACGAATCGAAACCGCTGAAACCGATGTCCGCGGTGTATCCGATGTAGTCATCCGATGGATCGCTCGGCGTGCCGTTGTCACGAACAATCGCGACTCCGTTGGCAGCACCTTGATTGATTTCGAATGAGATGACTTCGCCACCGGTTCCCAACAAATCATTGTCGAGAACATCGAGCTGCGATTCGACAACGCTAGTGATCAACGCTCCGTTGCTGTCGAAACCTTGTGGGAAGGAATCATCCAACGCCGAAGGGAAATCGGGTCCAGGAGGTGCAATCGCGACTTCGACGGATCCGTATCGAATTTGACCGAAGTTCAAAGCAGACGATTCGTCAATGAGAATCGTTTCGCTTACGGCGGCGTCAGAAGGATCAGCTTGGAAGACTGCGATCCCCGAACCAATCGCTTGCATTGTGACCGTGAACAGTTCGGCTGGTCCGACGTGCGAAGCGACATCTTCAGAAGTATTGACGGAGTTCAAGTTCGAGATGGACTGAGCCGCACCGATTTCATCCAGCAAACCAGGGGTCAGAGTGTTGCCCAGCTGGAAGCTACCAGGTGTTTCAAACTTGGGCCCAAACGTGATGTCGAACGGGAATGCATCGGCGGAATTCGTATCAACGGTTGTAACCAATTCACTGGAGTACAACACATCGAGGAAAGCAGATGCTAGACCTTGAGCTTCAAACTGGGACAAGTTCCTCAGGTCGTCCACGCTGACTCGCAAGCGGAAGACGTCGCCTTGTTGCAATGTTGGACGTGGCGTGTCGTTGACTTCGTCCAAAATTTCCAAGGTGAACGATGCCAAGTCATCTGCATCAGCGTCCGGATTGATCGAAACGGTCACAGTAGCCGTCGAGAAGTTGTTCTCACTGTCTTGGACCGTGTACATGAACTGTTCTGATCCGGTGAAACCAGGGGCCGGCGTGTAGCGGACCGATTGGTTGTTTTGGGTCAGCACAACTGTTCCGCCAGCCGTCCCGTTGGTGACCGACGCCAGCGTCAATCCGCCAGGAGCATCCGATGCGATGTCATTGTCCAGAACGTTCAGTGGGAAACCACCGCTGCTGTTTGCATTCGCAGGGATGCGATAGATGTCATCCAGAGCGATTGGATCTTCGGTTTGGAAGGTCACATTAACGCTGACGGTGGCGGTCGCCACGTTGCCCTGAGTGTCAATCACACGGTACTGGATTGTGTCTTGACCGACAAAGTTGTTTGGCGGCGTGTAAAGCAATTGCTGCTGACCCGCACCACCTGAACTGATTGTCACAACGCCTTGAGTCGCGGCGGTTCCTTGTGTGGTGATTGTCAGTGGGTTGGACGCCGAATTGAAGTCATTGGCCAAGACATCAATCGGGAAGCCTTGACTGTTACGAGGCACCGAGACGCTGTCGTCATTGGCGAGATCGCCATTATTGAGCAGTCGAACGGCGTAGTCTTCCACTTCGCCTGAATCAACAAAACCAGTCGCCGAAACGTTGGTGTCTTGGCTTAATCGGAAACGAGCGAACGTGTCCAGCAAACCGCCAACAGGCAAGGTGAAGCTTGGCAACGTGATCGGTACCGAACTCACGCCTGTCGCCAGAGCTTGGTTTGTGATGAAGCGTTCATCTGAATCAAAGGTGCCGCTACCATCGACGTCGATCCAACCTTGCAGATAAGCCTGCCCACCGGTTGAGTTGTTGACCGTCACTTGGATCGAACTGGTTGTCCCAGGAACCAATGGTCCGGTGAACTGGATGCCATCTTCATCGGCACCATCACCCGTCGCATCAGCCGTCGGCTGCCCGTCGCTTTCGCGATCAACGGTGGCACCCAGCGAAAGTCCGCTGAGGATACCGTGACTGGCACCATTGGATGCACTCAATGTTCCATAGGAATCAGGAGCGTCACCAAAATCACGTGACGAACGGCCACCGAAGTTGTAGTTGTCGACGGGTCCGCTTCCCGGCGTGACGGTGTATTCACCGGACAAAGGAACGGTGCGTTCGAACCCAGCCTCTTCCACTTCGCGAATCGCGTAAGAGTAATTCACATCCGGCAAGTCGATTGAATACAGACCATTCTCATCGGTGATCGCGAAGGGCTCGCCAAGGTCGGGAAGATTGTCTCCGTCCAAATCAGCGTAGATGTAGGCACCCTCGACGCCAGGCTCGCCCGCATCGTAGAGACCGTTTTCGTTCACGTCTTCAAACTTCCGACCGGTTACGTCCGAAAGCACTTGGCGGAAACCAAAGCTTGGCAGCGTGCTGCCAGTTCCCAAGGTGACCGAACGACTGACGGGCGTGGTTGCCACGAAGTTGGTTGGCGTCATCGCGATGACGTTGTAGCTGCCCGAGGCACCAAACAAGCTGTAGGTACCGTCCGCAGCAGTGACGGTTGATGGATCAGTCGAGCTCAAAACGCCATCGCCATTGACGTCCAAGAAGACCGTCACACCACCAAGTCCCGTGTCTCCGGTGAATGTGCCGCTGCCATTTGCGTCATTGAAAATCCGTCCGGTCGCAGCTGAACCAACGGTTCCGGTTGCCAAGGCGTAGGCAATGGAATGAGCGGTGTAGTTGGTTCCAAAAATGCCTTCGACCAGAGAGAAGAAATCAGTCTCAAAGGTGGGAGGATTGTCATCGTTGGTGCCATAGATCCCATCAACACCGAGTCCCGCCAGCTGGTCGAATGAGTTTTGGCTACCACCTTCATTGCCAACATTCACAATCAAATTGTCGCCATCAGTGTGCCGGATGCCCATGATGTGTGCGGCTTCGTGAGCAGCAACGGCGCCCAAGAATGACGCCAGAACATCGAACTCACTCGATGCCTGTGAGCGAGGGAAAGCCTGAGCAACGGGAACCCAAGTATCCAGTTGAACGATGGCGTATTCGTCGAGCCTAAAGTTTCCGACATCAACCGTTTCGGCAACCGTCGCCGCGAAGCCGTAATTGACCGAAGTTCCAGTCACCACGACACGCGACACATTTGGATTGCTGCCGGGATCGGCATGCTCCAAACTATTGAGGATGGTGACGCCGTAATCGCCAGGATTGCCTGTTGAGTCGAAGTCACCATTGATGTTCTTTGCACCCACGTCTTCGAAGATGCGTTCAACTTCGGCCGCGATCGAAAGTTGCAAATCCTCGATTGCACCCGCAGCTTGATTGACAACACCCAATCCGCTCAGCGTTTGTTCAATGCCCGGGATCAGCGCGACGCCACCCAAAAGTGGGTCACCAGCGGGGGCATAGATTTCTCGGAGAACCGAACGGGGAAACGCACCGCCGTCAAAGTCCAAGAAGATGACCTGTCCCTCTCCAACCGGCAAACTTTCAGTCACCGGCCGGTAAGTCCGCAGACCCAACGTGTAATCGACACTGTTCGACTCAGCTGAAACCAATACCGAATACCGTCCGGCTTCTGGAACGATCTGGGCAAAGGCTTGGTTACCGAGCGTTTGCAGCGGTGAGTCAACTGGATACGTGTCGTACTGAGGGAACGAGCCGGCCAAAACGCCCTCAACGCCAAACCACACTTGGCCGTTGGGTAGCATCACCGTGAATTGGGCGGATCCGCCAATAGTCGCGACGTCCAAGATATCGCCGGCTTGCAAATCAAAAGAGAAGACGTCGATGTCAGTCGTGACGCCACCGCTCGACCGTGGGAAGATCCCAGCTGTTCCGCTCAGGTCAATCGTGTCCCGCTGTCCCGCCGCATTCCCCAATGGCAAGAACTCGGCGTCCTGAAAGAAGTCGTTCTCGCCAAATTCACCGCGAGCTTCCGACTCGAACATCGGGAATGACGAAACGGATCCGACGTTGCGTGGACCTTCGTATTCGTCCAAAGCTGGTGTGCTGGGCACGATTCCGCCGGCGGCTAGGAGTTGGCGTGATTCCAACCCTTCCATCATCAAACGGCGTTTCTGTGTTCGTTTACTGCGCCGGTCACTACGGCGTTTCGAGCGTCCTTTGCCCGCATTGGAATCGGAAGGATTTCGCTCCGAAGCGGCTTGAGAAGTCCAATCCGACGACGGTTGAGAAGGCTGACGATGAATCATCGAGGGTCTCTGGCAGGATGGGCCCCTGGGGACCAGAAAAGGGGAAGCAGTGCTGTCACACGTCTCTTGACGCTTCGCGACGATGCGGAAGTGGCCACAAACAGCAAACCGCGACAGCGAGTCTAGTTAGGGGCGATCCGGTGTCAACGAAATGCCTACTTTGTGACGTCAACACGATCGACAAAGTTCCCCGAATGAACCGGTCACTTCTTACAACCCGCACAACCGTTCCCCATTGGAACCTCTGAAACCCTGAAATGGGGCAGCAGTCGTGACGAATTGGCGGACTTTTCCGGTCGCCGGGAGTCGATTCGACCGGAACCATCCACCGAGTCGATGTCATTCTCGGTTCCGGATGAATCCGTTCGTCCGCTCCCAGACCTCTTCGTCTCCTGTTTGGATCGCTCATGTTTGGCAAATCCCGCGCGTCATCAAAACCAACTTCTGCCGCCGAGACGCCCACCTGCTCCATGAACAGCCCGTATTCCCAACGAATTCTGGGCATTTGGCGAGTTGGACAATCCATCGCCAAGGGCAACGGAACCGAATTGTTCCTCGCCCAAGCCGCCGACGCCGCCGACAGTCCCCGATGGGACTACGTGCTAAAAACTGTCGCAAACACCAGCAACCAAGGTGTTCCGGCTGCTCAACCAGCTCGACGTTTCTCGCAAATCATTGCGTCCTCCGGCATTAAACACCCCAATCTGGTGCCTGTCCTGGATCAATCCGACGGAGTCACTTCGCCGTACGTGGTGATGCCACGTTTGAATGCTCTCAATCTGACTGATCGGATCTCAGAAATCCCTCAATTTGC
Proteins encoded in this window:
- a CDS encoding Ig-like domain-containing protein, with protein sequence MIHRQPSQPSSDWTSQAASERNPSDSNAGKGRSKRRSDRRSKRTQKRRLMMEGLESRQLLAAGGIVPSTPALDEYEGPRNVGSVSSFPMFESEARGEFGENDFFQDAEFLPLGNAAGQRDTIDLSGTAGIFPRSSGGVTTDIDVFSFDLQAGDILDVATIGGSAQFTVMLPNGQVWFGVEGVLAGSFPQYDTYPVDSPLQTLGNQAFAQIVPEAGRYSVLVSAESNSVDYTLGLRTYRPVTESLPVGEGQVIFLDFDGGAFPRSVLREIYAPAGDPLLGGVALIPGIEQTLSGLGVVNQAAGAIEDLQLSIAAEVERIFEDVGAKNINGDFDSTGNPGDYGVTILNSLEHADPGSNPNVSRVVVTGTSVNYGFAATVAETVDVGNFRLDEYAIVQLDTWVPVAQAFPRSQASSEFDVLASFLGAVAAHEAAHIMGIRHTDGDNLIVNVGNEGGSQNSFDQLAGLGVDGIYGTNDDNPPTFETDFFSLVEGIFGTNYTAHSIAYALATGTVGSAATGRIFNDANGSGTFTGDTGLGGVTVFLDVNGDGVLSSTDPSTVTAADGTYSLFGASGSYNVIAMTPTNFVATTPVSRSVTLGTGSTLPSFGFRQVLSDVTGRKFEDVNENGLYDAGEPGVEGAYIYADLDGDNLPDLGEPFAITDENGLYSIDLPDVNYSYAIREVEEAGFERTVPLSGEYTVTPGSGPVDNYNFGGRSSRDFGDAPDSYGTLSASNGASHGILSGLSLGATVDRESDGQPTADATGDGADEDGIQFTGPLVPGTTSSIQVTVNNSTGGQAYLQGWIDVDGSGTFDSDERFITNQALATGVSSVPITLPSFTLPVGGLLDTFARFRLSQDTNVSATGFVDSGEVEDYAVRLLNNGDLANDDSVSVPRNSQGFPIDVLANDFNSASNPLTITTQGTAATQGVVTISSGGAGQQQLLYTPPNNFVGQDTIQYRVIDTQGNVATATVSVNVTFQTEDPIALDDIYRIPANANSSGGFPLNVLDNDIASDAPGGLTLASVTNGTAGGTVVLTQNNQSVRYTPAPGFTGSEQFMYTVQDSENNFSTATVTVSINPDADADDLASFTLEILDEVNDTPRPTLQQGDVFRLRVSVDDLRNLSQFEAQGLASAFLDVLYSSELVTTVDTNSADAFPFDITFGPKFETPGSFQLGNTLTPGLLDEIGAAQSISNLNSVNTSEDVASHVGPAELFTVTMQAIGSGIAVFQADPSDAAVSETILIDESSALNFGQIRYGSVEVAIAPPGPDFPSALDDSFPQGFDSNGALITSVVESQLDVLDNDLLGTGGEVISFEINQGAANGVAIVRDNGTPSDPSDDYIGYTADIGFSGFDSFTYVTTVSSPTFGIVTSIAEVSLVVGANQNALAEFDFELVDESGSPISTVSIGQRFGIRVVAEDLTQFDPYPVFAGFLDVLYDAGRIVPSDTISGDDFGFDVVFADEFNSSAAVGVNTRAGLIDEFGSLRSDTGQPATGVSPLLATLYFEAIAPGTATVTGSPADRFPFQDTLLDDRDEPVDPSQIIYDSLSFTITGSGEPLQNTNLPADVNGDNLVTAIDALLVINELSRLDSAAAGEPGSANSQLFYHDVNGDRRVSAIDALRVINYLNDDSAGESTAAAGEPLSTGIQTLASDASDQAIGDLAAEDKVTGGAVASTDASANGAVVTNDSDTDSDDDDLLDLLADDVAGLWS